The following proteins are co-located in the Apium graveolens cultivar Ventura chromosome 5, ASM990537v1, whole genome shotgun sequence genome:
- the LOC141659542 gene encoding calcium-binding protein CAST-like, with the protein MEGGDQGKAWKRSLSRSSSNSFKLRSPSLNSVRLRRIFDMFDKSNDGMLTADELSQALSILGLEADPSEIDSMISSYVKPGNPGLTFEDFEALHQSLNNAFFADDNENAALTEQDSQESDLSEAFKVFDEDGDGFISAKELQVVLGKLGFPEGREIDRVELMISSVDRNRDGRVDFFEFKDMMRNVMVRSG; encoded by the coding sequence ATGGAGGGAGGTGATCAAGGCAAAGCGTGGAAAAGGAGTCTCTCCAGATCGAGTTCAAACAGCTTCAAGCTCCGAAGCCCGAGCCTGAACTCAGTACGTTTACGTCGTATTTTTGACATGTTCGATAAGAGCAATGATGGAATGCTGACAGCCGACGAGCTCAGTCAGGCTCTCAGCATTCTAGGTTTAGAAGCTGATCCATCCGAGATTGATTCCATGATCAGTTCTTACGTAAAACCAGGCAACCCGGGCCTGACTTTCGAAGATTTCGAAGCCCTTCATCAGTCTCTTAACAACGCTTTTTTTGCGGATGACAATGAGAATGCTGCTCTTACTGAACAGGATAGTCAGGAATCGGATTTGTCAGAGGCGTTCAAGGTTTTCGATGAGGATGGCGACGGATTCATTTCTGCTAAAGAATTACAGGTTGTTCTGGGCAAGCTCGGGTTCCCCGAAGGCCGCGAAATTGATCGTGTTGAGCTCATGATATCTTCTGTGGATCGTAATCGCGACGGCCGAGTCGATTTCTTCGAGTTCAAAGATATGATGCGCAATGTCATGGTGCGTTCAGGTTAA
- the LOC141659541 gene encoding cell division control protein 2 homolog C-like codes for MEDKYEKLEKVGEGTYGKVYKAKDKATGQLVALKKTRLEMDEEGVPPTALREISLLQMLSHSLYIVRLLSVEHVGHSNSALVDPNCDIKDQKKKKPSLYLVFEYLDTDLKKYIDSHRKGANPRPLPNSLVQSFLFQLCKGVAHCHSHGVLHRDLKPQNLLVDKEKGILKIADLGLGRAFTVPLKSYTHEIVTLWYRAPEVLLGTTHYSTAVDMWSVGCIFAEMARRQALFPGDSEFQQLLHIFRLLGTPSENLWPGVSSMRDWHVYPRWEPQNLARAVPSLDADGVDLLSKMLKYDPGDRISAKAAMDHSYFDSLDKSQF; via the exons ATGGAAGATAAGTACGAGAAACTCGAAAAGGTGGGAGAGGGAACATACGGCAAGGTTTACAAGGCGAAAGACAAGGCGACAGGCCAATTAGTCGCTTTGAAGAAAACTAGATTAGAAATGGATGAAGAAGGAGTGCCTCCAACAGCTCTTCGCGAGATTTCATTACTTCAAATGCTTTCTCATTCGCTCTACATTGTTCGTCTCCTCTCCGTCGAGCACGTAGGCCATTCCAATTCAGCTCTTGTCGATCCCAATTGCGATATCAAGGatcagaagaagaagaagccTAGTCTTTACCTTGTTTTCGAGTATTTAGATACTGATTTGAAGAAGTACATTGATTCGCATCGCAAGGGGGCTAATCCTAGGCCTTTGCCTAATTCGCTTGTCCAGAGCTTTCTGTTTCAGTTGTGTAAAGGCGTCGCTCATTGTCACTCTCACGGTGTTCTTCACCG GGATCTGAAGCCTCAGAATTTGCTGGTGGACAAGGAGAAGGGGATTCTTAAGATTGCGGATTTAGGTCTCGGAAGGGCTTTTACTGTGCCTCTTAAGAGTTATACTCATGAG ATTGTTACTCTGTGGTACAGGGCTCCAGAGGTGCTCTTGGGAACAACTCACTATTCAACGGCTGTTGATATGTGGTCTGTTGGTTGCATTTTCG CTGAAATGGCAAGAAGGCAAGCTCTTTTCCCAGGTGATTCTGAGTTTCAACAACTGCTTCACATATTTAG GTTGTTAGGAACACCAAGTGAAAATCTGTGGCCAGGAGTTAGTTCTATGCGGGACTGGCATGTGTATCCTCGATGGGAACCTCAGAACTTGGCACGTGCTGTTCCATCATTGGATGCTGATGGTGTTGATCTCCTATCG AAGATGCTCAAGTATGACCCAGGTGACAGGATATCAGCCAAAGCAGCTATGGATCATTCCTACTTTGACAGCTTGGACAAGTCACAGTTCTAA
- the LOC141659539 gene encoding F-box protein CPR1-like isoform X1, producing the protein MSLPFELIHDEILCRVPVKYLLRCRCVSKEWCSIIDSPAFIKKHLNRSIVCNPDGDGLVITGNKYCVLDLDPYVDDAFDVIDIDDRDPLKTVLSGTYCVGAANCLVCFCKKEMNEFIVVNPLTRKYRNVPSLPVAEFFEMVEASPCGFGYDHVNDDYKVVTIGQFKQKNPLELLGIMVMVYSLKTCSWREIRKFPNDIGLVSLLGIFTSGVVHWFAKKFSQDLSHEIIVGFDLGLEKFVELPLPTVDGNFRVPSGGTLCIFDKCINCTDVWMINNYGAENPWYKAFSVEKQGALGSFKLVRPVAFSRSGKDVLLELDGTRLVWYNLESKVVKNVRIHGIPSKFWAQLYRESLLQLTENEQMQKPSEDNQGKQQKKSLRLHDCIYYEGTKITCLSIALFPIEFKRFNGSGCCLLFSSPISGLHLGRFSFQRIQTEAIRFLVDDMINKSDDKDCTKEGRPERETTDK; encoded by the exons ATGTCTCTACCGTTTGAACTGATTCATGATGAAATACTGTGTCGTGTGCCGGTTAAGTACCTTCTGCGTTGTCGATGTGTGTCGAAAGAGTGGTGCTCGATTATCGATAGTCCTGCATTTATTAAAAAACATCTTAATAGAAGTATTGTGTGTAATCCTGATGGTGATGGTTTAGTTATTACTGGTAATAAGTATTGTGTGCTTGATCTCGACCCGTATGTTGATGATGCGTTTGACGTTATTGATATAGATGATCGTGATCCGCTTAAGACTGTTTTATCGGGTACTTATTGTGTAGGTGCTGCGAATTGTTTAGTGTGTTTTTGTAAGAAGGAAATGAATGAGTTTATAGTTGTGAATCCGTTAACTAGGAAGTATAGGAATGTACCTAGTTTGCCAGTTGCAGAGTTTTTTGAGATGGTTGAGGCTTCGCCTTGTGGGTTTGGGTATGATCATGTCAATGATGATTATAAGGTTGTTACAATTGGTCAGTTTAAACAGAAAAATCCACTTGAGTTACTTGGAATAATGGTCATGGTCTACAGCCTGAAAACTTGTAGTTGGAGAGAGATTCGGAAATTTCCCAATGACATTGGTCTGGTGTCACTTTTGGGCATTTTTACAAGTGGAGTTGTACATTGGTTTGCGAAGAAGTTTTCACAAGATTTATCTCATGAAATTATTGTTGGTTTTGATCTTGGGCTTGAAAAATTCGTGGAGCTCCCTCTTCCTACCGTCGATGGGAATTTTCGTGTTCCCTCTGGAGGAACCCTTTGCATATTTGATAAATGCATCAATTGTACAGATGTGTGGATGATTAATAATTATGGGGCCGAAAATCCTTGGTACAAAGCATTTTCTGTGGAGAAACAAGGTGCACTTGGATCTTTTAAGTTGGTTAGACCTGTTGCTTTTTCGAGAAGTGGCAAGGATGTACTTTTAGAGCTGGACGGCACAAGACTTGTGTGGTATAACCTTGAAAGCAAGGTAGTAAAGAATGTTAGGATTCATGGAATTCCGAGCAAATTTTGGGCACAACTATACAGAGAGAGTCTCTTACAACTGACTGAAAATGAACAGATGCAGAAGCCATCAGAAGACAATCAAGGGAAACAACAAAAGAAAAG TCTTAGATTACATGACTGTATTTACTACGAGGGTACAAAGATCACATGTTTGTCTATTGCACTTTTTCCAATTGAGTTTAAAAGGTTTAATGGAAGTGGTTGCTGTCTTTTGTTTAGCTCACCAATATCAGGATTACATTTG GGACGATTTTCTTTCCAAAGGATTCAAACTGAAGCTATAAGATTCTTGGTTGATGATATGATAAATAAGTCAGATGACAAG GATTGCACCAAAGAGGGTAGACCGGAGAGGGAGACAACTGACAAGTAG
- the LOC141659539 gene encoding F-box protein CPR1-like isoform X2: MSLPFELIHDEILCRVPVKYLLRCRCVSKEWCSIIDSPAFIKKHLNRSIVCNPDGDGLVITGNKYCVLDLDPYVDDAFDVIDIDDRDPLKTVLSGTYCVGAANCLVCFCKKEMNEFIVVNPLTRKYRNVPSLPVAEFFEMVEASPCGFGYDHVNDDYKVVTIGQFKQKNPLELLGIMVMVYSLKTCSWREIRKFPNDIGLVSLLGIFTSGVVHWFAKKFSQDLSHEIIVGFDLGLEKFVELPLPTVDGNFRVPSGGTLCIFDKCINCTDVWMINNYGAENPWYKAFSVEKQGALGSFKLVRPVAFSRSGKDVLLELDGTRLVWYNLESKVVKNVRIHGIPSKFWAQLYRESLLQLTENEQMQKPSEDNQGKQQKKRDDFLSKGFKLKL, encoded by the exons ATGTCTCTACCGTTTGAACTGATTCATGATGAAATACTGTGTCGTGTGCCGGTTAAGTACCTTCTGCGTTGTCGATGTGTGTCGAAAGAGTGGTGCTCGATTATCGATAGTCCTGCATTTATTAAAAAACATCTTAATAGAAGTATTGTGTGTAATCCTGATGGTGATGGTTTAGTTATTACTGGTAATAAGTATTGTGTGCTTGATCTCGACCCGTATGTTGATGATGCGTTTGACGTTATTGATATAGATGATCGTGATCCGCTTAAGACTGTTTTATCGGGTACTTATTGTGTAGGTGCTGCGAATTGTTTAGTGTGTTTTTGTAAGAAGGAAATGAATGAGTTTATAGTTGTGAATCCGTTAACTAGGAAGTATAGGAATGTACCTAGTTTGCCAGTTGCAGAGTTTTTTGAGATGGTTGAGGCTTCGCCTTGTGGGTTTGGGTATGATCATGTCAATGATGATTATAAGGTTGTTACAATTGGTCAGTTTAAACAGAAAAATCCACTTGAGTTACTTGGAATAATGGTCATGGTCTACAGCCTGAAAACTTGTAGTTGGAGAGAGATTCGGAAATTTCCCAATGACATTGGTCTGGTGTCACTTTTGGGCATTTTTACAAGTGGAGTTGTACATTGGTTTGCGAAGAAGTTTTCACAAGATTTATCTCATGAAATTATTGTTGGTTTTGATCTTGGGCTTGAAAAATTCGTGGAGCTCCCTCTTCCTACCGTCGATGGGAATTTTCGTGTTCCCTCTGGAGGAACCCTTTGCATATTTGATAAATGCATCAATTGTACAGATGTGTGGATGATTAATAATTATGGGGCCGAAAATCCTTGGTACAAAGCATTTTCTGTGGAGAAACAAGGTGCACTTGGATCTTTTAAGTTGGTTAGACCTGTTGCTTTTTCGAGAAGTGGCAAGGATGTACTTTTAGAGCTGGACGGCACAAGACTTGTGTGGTATAACCTTGAAAGCAAGGTAGTAAAGAATGTTAGGATTCATGGAATTCCGAGCAAATTTTGGGCACAACTATACAGAGAGAGTCTCTTACAACTGACTGAAAATGAACAGATGCAGAAGCCATCAGAAGACAATCAAGGGAAACAACAAAAGAAAAG GGACGATTTTCTTTCCAAAGGATTCAAACTGAAGCTATAA